Proteins encoded within one genomic window of Melospiza georgiana isolate bMelGeo1 chromosome 24, bMelGeo1.pri, whole genome shotgun sequence:
- the LOC131093141 gene encoding CYFIP-related Rac1 interactor A-like isoform X2 produces MGNLIKVLGKDLENCPHFFLDFENAQPTEAETAVWNQVNAVLEEAQTILAELQSYTGAGQEIREAIQNPGDLRLQERAWSAVCPLVAKLKRFYEFSLRLENALRSLLEALTSPPYAPTQHLEREQALAKQFAEILHFTLSFDELKMTNPAIQNDFSYYRRTISRNRINNLQLDAESEVNNEMANRMSLFYAEATPMLKTLSNATTKFVSENKTLPIEDTTDCLSTMACVCRVMLETPEYRSRFTNTETLLFCMRVMVGVIILYDHVHPVGAFAKTSKIDMKGCIKVLKDQPSTSTEGLLNALRYTTRHLNDDTTSKQIRALLQ; encoded by the exons ATGGGCAACCTGATAAAGGTATTGGGCAAAGATTTAGAAAACTGTCCTcattttttcctggattttgaAA ATGCGCAGCCCACGGAGGCCGAGACGGCGGTGTGGAACCAGGTGAACGCCGTGCTGGAGGAGGCGCAGACCATCCTGGCCGAGCTGCAGAGCTACACGGGCGCCGGGCAGGAGATCCGAGAG GCCATCCAGAACCCCGGGGACCTGCGGCTGCAGGAGCGCGCCTGGAGCGCCGTGTGCCCCCTGGTCGCCAAGCTGAAACGCTTCTACGAGTTCTCCCTGCGCCTGG AGAACGCCCTGCGGAGCCTGCTGGAGGCCCTCACCAGCCCGCCCTACGCCCCGACCCAGCACCTGGAGCGGGAGCAGGCCCTGGCCAAGCAGTTCGCCGAGATCCTGCACTTCACCCTCAGCTTCGACGAGCTCAAG ATGACCAACCCCGCCATCCAGAACGACTTCAGCTACTACAGACGGACCATCAGCCGGAACCGCATCAACAACCTGCAG CTGGATGCAGAGAGCGAGGTGAACAACGAGATGGCCAACAGGATGTCCCTGTTCTACGCCGAGGCCACCCCCATGCTGAAAACCCTCAGCAACGCCACCACCAAGTTCGTGTCAGAG AACAAGACCCTCCCCATCGAGGACACGACCGACTGCCTGAGCACCATGGCCTGCGTGTGCAGGGTGATGCTGGAGACGCC GGAGTACCGGAGCCGCTTCACCAACACCGAGACGCTGCTCTTCTGCATGAGGGTGATGGTCGGCGTCATCATCCTCTACGACCACGTGCACCCCGTGGGGGCCTTTGCCAAGACCTCCAAGATTGAT ATGAAAGGCTGCATTAAAGTCCTGAAGGACCAACCCTCAACCAGCACCGAGGGGCTCCTGAACGCTCTGAG GTACACCACTCGGCACCTCAACGACGACACCACGTCCAAACAGATCCGGGCCCTGCTGCAGTGA
- the LOC131093141 gene encoding CYFIP-related Rac1 interactor A-like isoform X1, producing MGNLLKVLTYNELDQGPNFFLDFENAQPTEAETAVWNQVNAVLEEAQTILAELQSYTGAGQEIREAIQNPGDLRLQERAWSAVCPLVAKLKRFYEFSLRLENALRSLLEALTSPPYAPTQHLEREQALAKQFAEILHFTLSFDELKMTNPAIQNDFSYYRRTISRNRINNLQLDAESEVNNEMANRMSLFYAEATPMLKTLSNATTKFVSENKTLPIEDTTDCLSTMACVCRVMLETPEYRSRFTNTETLLFCMRVMVGVIILYDHVHPVGAFAKTSKIDMKGCIKVLKDQPSTSTEGLLNALRYTTRHLNDDTTSKQIRALLQ from the exons ATGGGGAACCTTCTAAAAGTGTTGACTTATAACGAACTTGACCAAGGCCCTAATTTTTTCCTTGACTTTGAAA ATGCGCAGCCCACGGAGGCCGAGACGGCGGTGTGGAACCAGGTGAACGCCGTGCTGGAGGAGGCGCAGACCATCCTGGCCGAGCTGCAGAGCTACACGGGCGCCGGGCAGGAGATCCGAGAG GCCATCCAGAACCCCGGGGACCTGCGGCTGCAGGAGCGCGCCTGGAGCGCCGTGTGCCCCCTGGTCGCCAAGCTGAAACGCTTCTACGAGTTCTCCCTGCGCCTGG AGAACGCCCTGCGGAGCCTGCTGGAGGCCCTCACCAGCCCGCCCTACGCCCCGACCCAGCACCTGGAGCGGGAGCAGGCCCTGGCCAAGCAGTTCGCCGAGATCCTGCACTTCACCCTCAGCTTCGACGAGCTCAAG ATGACCAACCCCGCCATCCAGAACGACTTCAGCTACTACAGACGGACCATCAGCCGGAACCGCATCAACAACCTGCAG CTGGATGCAGAGAGCGAGGTGAACAACGAGATGGCCAACAGGATGTCCCTGTTCTACGCCGAGGCCACCCCCATGCTGAAAACCCTCAGCAACGCCACCACCAAGTTCGTGTCAGAG AACAAGACCCTCCCCATCGAGGACACGACCGACTGCCTGAGCACCATGGCCTGCGTGTGCAGGGTGATGCTGGAGACGCC GGAGTACCGGAGCCGCTTCACCAACACCGAGACGCTGCTCTTCTGCATGAGGGTGATGGTCGGCGTCATCATCCTCTACGACCACGTGCACCCCGTGGGGGCCTTTGCCAAGACCTCCAAGATTGAT ATGAAAGGCTGCATTAAAGTCCTGAAGGACCAACCCTCAACCAGCACCGAGGGGCTCCTGAACGCTCTGAG GTACACCACTCGGCACCTCAACGACGACACCACGTCCAAACAGATCCGGGCCCTGCTGCAGTGA